The DNA segment GCGCGCGGATGAGACGGGCCGTCTCCAGTCCATCCAGACCGGGCATCTGCACGTCCATCACCACGCAGGCGTAGTCGTCGAGGAGCAGCGCCTTGAGCGCCTCGGCCCCCGACTGCACGGACACGACCTGCTGGCCGAGCGGCTCCAGCGTCGCCTCCATGGCGGTCAGGTTCGCCCGGACGTCGTCCACGACGAGGACTCGGGCGAGCCCGGCCTGGCGAGAGCCTTCGGCCTGGCGAGAGCCTTCGGCCTGGCGGGGGCTCTCGGGCGATGAGGGCGGCGGGGAGGAAGTTGGGCGCATGGAGATGGCTCGATCAGTGGCCGGCATGGCCGATGTCTCAGGGGCACGTCCCCTGCGGTCGTGCCTCTGGGTCCAACAGCGCGCGCGAAAGACACTCTTCCTGGTAACGCACCGCCCACCGTTTATTTCGAAACTCGACGGTGCGGTTGTTCGCCAGCCAACACCTCATCAGTCCCAGGGATGATGTGACTGATGGATTGAAGCCGGAAGACACGAGCACGCGGCGGTCCTCACCCGGCCTCCTTGCTCGTCCGCTACCGCGAGGGCCACACCGGGGCCGGCCACAGGTCACGACTCAACAGGGCTGCCCTCCCCGCGTGCCCGGGTTGATGCGGGGCCCATCGTCCCTACCTCTCGTCGCGCCGCGAGTCCAAGCGGCCCTGCATGGGAGATGACATGAAGCTCGGGAAGACAGTTCTGGCGTTGCTCGTCGAGGCTTGCGCGCTGCCGTTGTCGGGATGTCTGGGACCGGAGGATGCCGCCACCGTGGAGCCGCCCGACGAGGCCTGCGTGGGCGAGGAGTGTCCGTCACGCGGCAAGACCGAGACGGGCGTCCTCCTGCCCCAGGGCTTCGCGGACGAGTGCGGCTTCGTGCCGTGCCCCGTGGTCATCGCCGGCTCCGTGCTGAAGCTGGCCGCCGACTGCACGACAGACACGGGCATCGCCGTCCCCAATGGGTTCACCTTGGATGGCGCCGGCTACACGGTCACGGCGGTGGATCCTCCGAGTGATCACTTCCGGGGAGCCATCGTCCGCAACTGCGGGAAGGCGGCCTATCTGCGCAACCTGCGGATCGCCGCCGAGGGACTCTCGGACATCTGTGACGCTGGCGAGGACGCGCTCCGCGGCATCCTGCTCGACGGCGCATCGGGCTCCGTCTTCGATTCAGAGGTCTCGGGAATCAACCAGGGCGGCGGACACAGCGGCTGTCAGGAAGGCACCGCCATCGAGGTGCGCAACCACGGCCCCAACGCCCAGCTGCGTCAGGTGGATGTCCGAGGCAACATCGTGTCGACCTATCAGAAGTGCGGCATCCGGGCGGACGGCGCCGTGAAGGTGAACGTCTCCGACAACGTGCTCGCGGGCGTGGGTCCCACGCACGACATCGCGCAGATCGGCATCGAGTTCAGCGGCGGCGCCACCGGCACCATCATCGCGAACGACATCGCGGGGCACTCGTATACGGGGGCCACCGTGGCCAGCGGCATCCTGGTGGTGGGCGGTGAACTGTATGAACAGCCGCTCAGCCACAAGCTCACCATCCAGCACAACCGACTCGAGGACAACGACGTCGGCATCAACCTGGCGCAGGCCGAGGCAGAGGGAGATCCACCGTCACGTCGAACAGACATCGACGTCTCGAACAACGTCCTGCGCTCCGCCGGAGTGACGAACGGCTTCGTCTACCAGTCGGCCATCGCGGACCTCGGCACGCACAACCACATCCATCACAACCTCATCTCGGGCCCCGGCTATGACCCGGCCACCCGGCCGGGCGCCACCTTCGCGGTGGACGTGACGGCGGGCGATCCCGCGCGCGTGGACTTCGTCACCCCCGAGCAGACCGTGCCCGTGGGCGCCTGCTCGAGCGAGGTGCTCGTGCAGAGCCAGGACGCCAACCGCAACCTCGTCGTCCCCCGCGAGACGCGCTTCACCCTCAGCGCGTCGGGCGCCGCCTCCCCGGGCTTCCACTTCTACCTGGACCCGACGTGCTCCGGCCCCTCCATCTCGCACCTCGAGCTGTCCAACCCCCAGGCCGAGGCGACCTTCTACTTCCGCGCGGTGCGCCCCGGCATGGTGACGCTGAAGGTCTCGAACTCCGAGCTGCATCAATCCCAGACACAACACATCCAGTAGCCGGCGCCTCCGGGCCGGTGGACTTGTGTCTCGCCGGCCCGGCCTCAGAAGGCCAGGTTGACCTGCAGCGTGATGACGTTGGTGGTGCCCTCGTCCTTGGCCAACTGCACGTCTCCGACGAGCGCGGGATCCGGCGACTGCTGGTGGGCAATCTGATAGCGCAGCTTGAATGCCAGGTTGGGCGCGTCCACGAACCAGGCGAGCTGGGCCTCTCCGATGTACAGCAGATCGTTGGCCAGCTCGGTGCTCGGGTTCAGGAAGCTCAGGCGCACGCCCACGTCGACGACCTTCTTGTAGACGACGTAGTCCGCCTGCACCCACGCGCCGAAGCTGGTGAACCGCGGCGCGTCGTCGCCCTCCGGCTCGGTGCGCCGCAGGTAGGCCTCACCGAAGAACGTGAAGCGCTGGGCCTGCACCATCAGGTCCACGCCGCCCGTGACGAACTTGCGCGGCCCCTTGGGCACGAGTTGGAACACGCCGGACTCGATGTTGAAGTTCTCGTCGATCTGCTCGATCTTTCCGCCCGCGCCCTGCACCGTGAAGGACACGCGGAACGGCGCGCCCTCCTTCCCGGACATGATGTACGGCAGCTCGCCGTAGCCCATGGGGCCCATGGGGCTCACCGTGAGGCGGAGGTTGGAGACCCAGCGCCCGGGCATCGAGCGGATGGAGCGCAGCGGCGAGCCGCTGTAGATGCCGGCGTAGTACTCCAGCATCTCCGTCGTCCCCAGGAACGTGATGCCCTTGTCTCGGCCGGTCCAGAAGTAGTTCGCCACCGGCGCGAACTCGGGGAAGAGGATCTGCTGCGGCCCCCACGACTCGTGCCGGCTGAAGGGCGTGTAGTACTGCCCCACGCGCAAGCCCGCGGGCTTGAACGGCTGCAAGTCGACGAAAGAGTCCAGCAGGTAGGGCGCCAGCGGGGACGCCAGCTCCAGTGACGTCCAGAAGCTGATCCACGGCCGGTAGATGGTGCCGAACAGGCGGGGACGCAGGAACGGGAAGGCGGTGCGCGACTGCCCCTTCCCATCCACCCAGACAGGCTCGAGCTTGTAGGCGCTCTGCAGTCCGATGCCGAGGGAGTAGTTCCCATCCTCGGACACGATGCGGAAGCCCTTCTCCTTGGTGAAGCCTGTCTTGGGGGGCTCGTCCTTCTTCTCTTCGGACTTCTCTTCGGACTTCTCTTCGGACTTCTGCTCGGGCTTGCCCGAGCCGCCCGTGCCCTCGGCCTTGGGGGGCTGCGATGTGTCCTGGGACGCATCCCCTTCGGGCACGGCGGACAGGGGGTTCTCCACGGGAGGATCGGACTGCTGCGCGTCCGCGCGCGCCCCCAGGCCCATCAATCCCATCCATCCCGCGACCACCCAGCCCGCGCCCCGCCACCGCCGCATGCGCCCGCTCCCACGCTTTCCCGGTCAAGGACTCGAAGGATGGTGGAGCGGGCCGGAGGGGGCGGCATCACCGCCGCCAGTACGAGCGCCTGTCCGCCAACAGACGACCTGGCGAGGGTCGGACGCGGCGCGCGGGCTCGCGGCATGCGGGGCCCTGGCGGCCCGTTCGCCCCGCCCCCAAGGACGTGCTCCGCGGTGACGCCGGTCCCTACCGTGAGCCCATGGGCCACGGCTCGGGAGGTTTCCCCTGATGCGACCTGCTACCCGTCACACCGTCCTCCTCACCGTGGGGACCGTCGTCGGCCTCGCGGCGCTTGCCTTCGCGCAAGGCGGCGGAGCTCCGGCCGCGGAGCCCGAGGCGCGGCCTCATGGACTCTTCGGCTCCGTGCTGTACTTCCTGCACATCCAGCCGTTCATCCTGCTCTTCCTCGTCGTCGCGGCGGGGTACGCGCTCGGTGAGCTGAAGATCAAGGGCGTGGGGCTTGGCACCACCGCCGCCACGCTCTTGCTGGCGCTGGCCGTGAGCCTCTGGGCCTACCATGGCTATCACGTCCAATACAGCATCCCGGAATTCACCAGCACCGTCTTCTTCAACCTCTTCATCTTCGCCATCGGCATGAAGGTGGGGCCGCAGTTCATCGGCGGGCTCGAGCGCGAGGGACGTCACCTCATCGTCCTGTCGCTGCTGCTGCCCATCCTCTCCGCGGCCATCGTCCTGGCCTTCCGCTCGGTGATGCACCTGGGGCCCGGGCTGCTCTCGGGCATCCTCTCCGGCGCCAACACGGCCACGCCCGGCTTCGGCGCGGCCCAGGCGGCGCTGACCGAGCGCAGCAACGCGAACCCGCAGGCGGCCGCCAACCTCACCACGTCCTATGCGCTCATGTACTGCGTCAGCATGGTGCTCTTCACGGTGATGGTGAAGTTCATGCCGGGCTGGTTCGGCCGCGACGCCAGGGCAGACGCGAAGAAGATGGAGAAGGAGCTGGCTGGCTCGGAGCAGGCGCCCTTGCCCGGCACCGCGGACTCGTTCCTCCGTGGCTACGTCCCCATGGACGTGCGCGTCTACCGCATGGAGCGACCCGAGTTCGAGGGGCGCACCGTGGCGGACGTCTACCATGCGTTCCCGCGCGTGGCCGTCGAGCGCGTGATGCAGGACGGGCGCGTCTACAATCCGCCGCCGGACCTGGTGCTCCATCGCGGCGCGGAGCTGGCGTTGGCGGGCCCGCTGTCGCAGCTGCTCACGAGCCCCTCGAAGATTGGTCCGGAGGTGGATGACTCGAAGCTGCGAGACATCCGCTTCGAGACGGTGGAGATGGTCGCGCACCGGCCCGAGCTGGTGGGGCATACGCTGGGCGAGCTGGGCCACGAGGAGGGCGAGGGGCTCTACCTCAACGCCATCTTCCGCGCGGGCGATCAGCTCCCCATCAGCCGCGATCAGGTCATCCGCA comes from the Myxococcaceae bacterium JPH2 genome and includes:
- a CDS encoding right-handed parallel beta-helix repeat-containing protein — encoded protein: MKLGKTVLALLVEACALPLSGCLGPEDAATVEPPDEACVGEECPSRGKTETGVLLPQGFADECGFVPCPVVIAGSVLKLAADCTTDTGIAVPNGFTLDGAGYTVTAVDPPSDHFRGAIVRNCGKAAYLRNLRIAAEGLSDICDAGEDALRGILLDGASGSVFDSEVSGINQGGGHSGCQEGTAIEVRNHGPNAQLRQVDVRGNIVSTYQKCGIRADGAVKVNVSDNVLAGVGPTHDIAQIGIEFSGGATGTIIANDIAGHSYTGATVASGILVVGGELYEQPLSHKLTIQHNRLEDNDVGINLAQAEAEGDPPSRRTDIDVSNNVLRSAGVTNGFVYQSAIADLGTHNHIHHNLISGPGYDPATRPGATFAVDVTAGDPARVDFVTPEQTVPVGACSSEVLVQSQDANRNLVVPRETRFTLSASGAASPGFHFYLDPTCSGPSISHLELSNPQAEATFYFRAVRPGMVTLKVSNSELHQSQTQHIQ